The Gammaproteobacteria bacterium genome window below encodes:
- a CDS encoding 16S rRNA (uracil(1498)-N(3))-methyltransferase: MRVVRLHTHQSLAPNIELELDDDIRHYAVNVLRLNKRSSLRLFNGDGHDYACEIIDYSKAILRVKITEKLTLYSESSLTTHLYLSVSKSSHMDFAIQKSVEAGVTNIHPIITERIVNKSTDKSAENKHQHWQRIIHSACEQTGRSIIPQLLPITELNQIEQLNDNEHGLTFDASSNQTINSLNINKPSSIKLLVGPEGGLTESEVKVVSLKGFQSVRFGPRILRTETAALAAVLTAQQLWGDLAK, encoded by the coding sequence ATGCGAGTAGTTCGCCTTCATACCCATCAAAGTCTAGCTCCAAATATAGAACTGGAGCTAGATGATGATATTCGACATTATGCTGTAAACGTCCTCAGGCTAAATAAACGTTCCTCATTAAGACTTTTCAATGGTGATGGGCATGATTATGCTTGCGAAATCATCGATTACAGTAAAGCAATCCTGCGAGTCAAAATCACAGAAAAGTTAACCTTGTATAGCGAATCTTCATTAACTACACATTTATACCTCAGCGTATCAAAAAGTTCGCACATGGACTTTGCAATTCAAAAATCTGTGGAAGCAGGTGTAACGAATATCCACCCTATAATTACTGAACGCATTGTTAACAAATCAACAGATAAATCTGCTGAGAATAAACATCAACACTGGCAACGCATTATTCATAGTGCTTGTGAACAGACTGGCAGATCTATCATTCCCCAGTTATTACCTATAACCGAGCTCAATCAGATTGAACAACTGAATGATAATGAGCATGGCCTGACATTCGATGCTAGCTCTAATCAAACCATTAATAGCTTAAACATAAATAAACCATCATCGATAAAATTGTTAGTTGGCCCTGAAGGCGGGCTAACTGAAAGTGAAGTAAAAGTTGTATCGCTAAAAGGTTTTCAATCTGTGCGCTTTGGGCCACGCATACTGCGAACAGAAACCGCGGCACTTGCTGCAGTGCTCACTGCTCAGCAACTATGGGGTGATCTTGCAAAGTAA
- a CDS encoding response regulator: MDAVQKLQDFTPSLILLDIEMPRMDGYELATHVRNNERLKNVPIIMITSRTGEKHRQRAMDIGVQEYLGKPYNESELLAYVQDVVK, translated from the coding sequence GTGGATGCGGTGCAAAAACTACAAGATTTTACGCCTTCCCTTATATTGTTGGATATCGAGATGCCGCGAATGGATGGTTATGAGCTAGCGACTCATGTCAGAAATAACGAACGTTTAAAAAATGTGCCAATCATAATGATTACCTCTCGTACTGGTGAGAAACATCGCCAACGCGCAATGGATATAGGTGTGCAAGAATATTTAGGTAAACCTTATAATGAAAGTGAGTTATTGGCTTACGTGCAAGATGTGGTGAAGTAA
- a CDS encoding response regulator, giving the protein MAHILVVDDSPTERHFISKLLEQTGHKVSTADSGEEGVVAAKDIHPDLILMDIVMPGMNGFQATRQITQAPETAEIPVVMVSTKSQQTDKVWATRQGAKGYLVKPVSSEMLINSIKSFLAA; this is encoded by the coding sequence ATGGCTCATATCTTAGTCGTAGATGATTCTCCTACAGAACGTCATTTCATTTCAAAATTGCTAGAACAAACGGGGCATAAGGTCTCCACTGCAGATAGTGGTGAAGAAGGAGTTGTGGCGGCAAAAGATATCCATCCTGATTTAATCTTAATGGACATAGTTATGCCAGGTATGAATGGCTTTCAGGCGACACGACAAATAACCCAAGCTCCTGAGACTGCTGAAATTCCAGTAGTAATGGTGTCTACAAAAAGTCAGCAAACGGATAAAGTTTGGGCCACTAGACAAGGTGCAAAAGGGTATTTAGTCAAACCTGTCAGTTCTGAAATGTTAATCAATTCGATTAAATCATTTTTAGCTGCTTGA
- a CDS encoding response regulator, producing MQESGLALDDSTQASAHASGALKVMVIDDSKTIRKSAESLLTKEGCEVFTANDGFEALAKIAEHRPDLIFIDIMMPRLDGYQTCALIKNNRLFKATPVIMLSSKDSIFDKARGKIVGSEQYLTKPFTRDDLLGAIADYSGK from the coding sequence ATGCAAGAAAGTGGTTTAGCGCTAGACGATTCTACACAAGCCAGTGCTCACGCATCCGGCGCATTAAAAGTAATGGTGATTGACGATAGTAAGACTATTCGAAAATCAGCTGAATCTCTACTAACAAAAGAAGGTTGTGAAGTATTTACAGCAAATGACGGTTTTGAAGCTTTAGCTAAAATTGCAGAGCATCGTCCAGACTTAATTTTTATCGATATTATGATGCCACGTTTAGATGGCTATCAAACCTGTGCACTAATCAAAAATAATCGATTATTTAAAGCGACTCCTGTGATTATGTTATCGAGTAAAGATAGTATTTTCGATAAAGCGCGAGGCAAAATTGTTGGTTCAGAGCAATATCTGACTAAGCCTTTCACCAGAGACGATTTACTTGGGGCCATTGCTGATTACAGTGGCAAATAG
- the gshB gene encoding glutathione synthase yields MTVKLGVIMDPIEGINVSKDSTFAMLLEAQKRDYEIHYLQAPDLFLKDGSVFANTAQISVQDTYSNWFAAEDSTAVEMSYFDVVLMRKDPPFNMEYIYTTYLLDRVNTLGTLVVNHPTSLRNANEKLFATQFSNCVVPYLVTQQQAALNEFIDEHKQIVVKPLDGMAGDSIFQINHNDANRNVILETITRLEQRTVMAQKLIPEYVEGDKRVLLINGEPIPYALLRVPAKGELRANLAKGGTGEGIELNARDHYICEQIKPALQDMQLSFVGIDIIGEYLTEINITSPTGIRELDKMYQLNISATLFDHIETQLKAN; encoded by the coding sequence ATGACCGTAAAACTAGGCGTAATCATGGACCCGATAGAGGGCATTAATGTAAGCAAAGACAGCACCTTTGCCATGCTATTAGAGGCGCAAAAACGTGACTACGAAATCCACTATCTACAAGCCCCTGATCTATTTCTCAAAGATGGTAGTGTGTTCGCGAATACTGCACAAATTAGTGTCCAAGACACATACAGCAATTGGTTTGCCGCAGAAGACTCAACAGCAGTAGAAATGTCATATTTTGACGTCGTACTGATGCGCAAAGACCCTCCCTTTAACATGGAGTACATCTACACCACCTACTTGCTAGACCGAGTAAATACACTAGGCACACTGGTAGTCAATCACCCTACGAGTTTACGCAATGCCAACGAAAAGCTATTTGCCACGCAATTTAGCAATTGCGTAGTACCGTACCTCGTAACACAACAACAAGCAGCATTAAACGAGTTTATTGATGAACATAAACAAATTGTCGTGAAACCTCTTGACGGCATGGCCGGTGATTCTATTTTTCAAATCAACCACAATGATGCCAATCGGAACGTAATTTTAGAAACCATTACGAGATTAGAACAACGCACTGTGATGGCACAAAAACTCATACCAGAGTATGTAGAAGGAGATAAACGCGTACTACTTATCAATGGAGAACCAATTCCCTATGCATTACTTAGAGTTCCTGCAAAAGGAGAACTGCGTGCAAATCTAGCTAAAGGAGGCACTGGAGAGGGAATAGAGCTCAATGCACGCGATCATTACATCTGTGAGCAGATCAAACCTGCTCTGCAAGATATGCAACTCAGCTTTGTAGGCATAGATATAATTGGCGAATATCTAACAGAAATTAACATCACTAGTCCCACAGGAATCCGTGAATTAGATAAGATGTACCAGCTAAATATTAGCGCAACCTTATTTGATCACATAGAAACTCAACTTAAAGCTAACTAA
- a CDS encoding TonB family protein, with amino-acid sequence MSAVMDPAQVTASDRLGFSIFVAVILHAIFILGLGFGLPFARDFNAASMLEVTMVLTKTHQEPINAEHIASENQIASGSTDQENQPSAPFTGTSLDDSKGIAQTQSSAMSSPASELNEQHEQLIVQNEAPTNVFANEATETPDQPNLNYQEKISEQQLELAKLVAELRQEESDYAKRPRVNYIDTLSAKTATEATYVREWVEKVERVGNLNYPDEVRNNHLSGTLILSVLINHDGTVELMEVRSSAGKSLLDESAKRIVNIASPYQSFPPEMHDNYDQLMITRTWLFGKDNTLVTE; translated from the coding sequence ATGTCAGCAGTAATGGATCCTGCCCAGGTTACTGCGTCCGATCGACTAGGTTTTAGTATATTTGTTGCTGTAATTTTGCATGCCATTTTCATTCTAGGTTTAGGCTTTGGACTGCCGTTTGCTCGTGATTTTAACGCTGCATCAATGCTTGAAGTCACTATGGTGCTTACAAAAACTCACCAAGAACCTATAAATGCTGAGCATATAGCTAGCGAAAACCAAATAGCCAGTGGCAGCACTGATCAAGAAAACCAACCTTCAGCTCCGTTTACAGGCACTAGTTTAGATGACAGCAAAGGTATTGCTCAAACACAAAGCAGCGCAATGTCGTCGCCCGCATCAGAACTAAACGAACAACATGAGCAGTTAATCGTACAGAATGAAGCGCCTACCAATGTGTTTGCAAATGAAGCAACTGAAACACCTGACCAACCTAATCTCAATTATCAAGAAAAGATTTCTGAGCAACAATTAGAATTAGCTAAACTAGTTGCAGAATTGCGACAAGAGGAGAGTGATTACGCCAAGCGCCCAAGAGTAAACTATATCGATACTCTCAGCGCTAAAACCGCTACCGAAGCAACCTATGTACGCGAATGGGTAGAAAAAGTAGAGCGAGTAGGCAACCTAAATTATCCCGATGAGGTTAGAAATAATCATCTATCTGGGACATTGATACTTAGTGTACTTATAAATCATGATGGCACTGTGGAATTGATGGAAGTACGGTCATCGGCAGGCAAATCTTTGCTGGATGAATCAGCAAAAAGAATTGTTAATATAGCCTCTCCGTATCAGTCTTTCCCGCCTGAAATGCATGATAACTACGACCAATTAATGATTACACGGACCTGGTTGTTTGGAAAAGATAACACCCTAGTTACCGAATAA
- a CDS encoding YqgE/AlgH family protein: MSENLTKQLLIAMPSMEDPNFSRTVTIICEHNQDGAMGIIINQPTTLFVDELLSNFDVTESNNKDTEDKPLNPLHNHEPVYAGGPVQIDRGFILHDSDKQWESTHMIDNDLSLTTSEDILLAIAQGKGPENTLIALGYAGWEAGQLEQELSANAWLTVPYEADIIFDTPIEKRWQRAATKIGIDLHLISNQAGHA, encoded by the coding sequence ATGTCAGAAAACCTGACCAAGCAATTACTCATCGCCATGCCTAGCATGGAAGATCCCAATTTTTCTCGTACTGTCACCATAATTTGTGAACACAACCAAGATGGAGCCATGGGCATCATCATCAATCAGCCCACTACACTTTTTGTTGATGAGTTGCTCAGTAATTTTGATGTAACAGAATCTAATAACAAAGACACAGAAGATAAGCCACTAAACCCCCTTCACAATCATGAGCCAGTTTATGCCGGCGGTCCGGTGCAAATAGATAGAGGATTTATCTTGCATGACTCCGATAAGCAATGGGAATCGACTCATATGATTGATAACGATTTAAGCCTTACCACATCTGAAGATATACTACTCGCGATTGCACAAGGAAAAGGCCCTGAAAACACCTTAATAGCACTTGGCTATGCAGGCTGGGAAGCCGGTCAACTGGAACAAGAGCTCTCTGCAAACGCTTGGCTTACCGTGCCATACGAAGCTGACATTATTTTTGACACTCCAATAGAAAAACGTTGGCAAAGAGCAGCGACTAAAATTGGCATAGATTTACATCTGATCTCCAATCAGGCTGGACATGCATAA
- the ruvX gene encoding Holliday junction resolvase RuvX, producing the protein MSSVIGFDYGQRRIGIAIGNKDLQTANPLTAILVPPSGIPWDEITTIIEEWQPSTLIVGTVTHATQNNNAIQKQVQNFCKILNTRYHLPVETVDESNTSVKAYEILKDLRSKGQRKKINKMDIDKASAAIILDSWFSFKDATKLK; encoded by the coding sequence ATGTCTAGTGTAATAGGATTTGATTACGGACAACGAAGAATAGGTATCGCAATTGGTAATAAAGATCTGCAAACTGCCAACCCGCTTACCGCTATCCTTGTTCCACCTTCTGGCATCCCTTGGGATGAGATCACCACTATAATCGAAGAATGGCAACCCAGCACACTGATCGTAGGCACGGTAACTCACGCTACTCAAAATAATAATGCCATTCAAAAACAAGTACAGAACTTTTGCAAAATCCTAAATACACGCTACCATTTACCAGTAGAGACCGTTGATGAGTCGAATACCTCAGTGAAAGCTTATGAAATTCTTAAAGATCTACGTAGCAAAGGGCAACGTAAAAAAATTAATAAGATGGACATAGATAAAGCCTCTGCTGCTATCATTCTTGATTCGTGGTTTTCATTTAAAGATGCCACAAAACTAAAGTAA
- the pyrR gene encoding bifunctional pyr operon transcriptional regulator/uracil phosphoribosyltransferase PyrR, with product MTELNAHQLLEDLAKGLNNYLAEHKIDDPIFIGIQTGGVWVAKQLQSLLNNKDKLGVLDITFYRDDFSQAGIQPTVKPSKLPLNVNDRHIVLVDDVLYTGRTVRAALNEIFDYGRPASVSLVVLVQRNGSELPIQADVVASTLTLDATQHIKLSGPNPLELKILEVINTKDEQPKT from the coding sequence ATGACCGAGTTAAATGCCCATCAATTACTTGAAGATCTTGCCAAAGGTCTCAATAACTATTTAGCCGAACATAAAATCGATGATCCGATTTTCATTGGCATTCAAACTGGTGGTGTATGGGTAGCTAAACAATTGCAATCTTTATTAAACAATAAAGACAAACTTGGCGTGCTAGACATTACCTTTTATCGCGATGACTTTAGCCAAGCGGGTATACAGCCAACCGTAAAGCCTTCTAAATTACCATTGAACGTAAATGACAGACATATTGTATTGGTCGATGATGTCTTATATACCGGACGCACCGTTCGCGCAGCTTTAAATGAAATATTTGATTACGGTCGACCCGCTTCAGTAAGCTTGGTGGTTTTAGTACAGCGAAACGGTAGCGAACTACCCATACAAGCAGATGTAGTGGCTAGTACACTTACCTTAGATGCAACCCAACACATCAAGTTAAGCGGCCCAAATCCATTAGAACTGAAAATTCTAGAAGTTATTAATACTAAAGATGAGCAACCCAAAACATAA
- a CDS encoding aspartate carbamoyltransferase catalytic subunit — MRHFLQIDGLSTEDLHHILDTTESFTSVDDRAVKKVPLLRGKTIVNLFFEPSTRTRTTFELAAKRLSADVLNINIATSATTKGESLLDTLFNLQAMNTDMFVVRHPESGAAEFISKYVDSHVSVINAGDGRHAHPTQAMLDMFTIRKHFKDFSKLSVAIIGDILHSRVARSQIEALNLLGAKEIRVIAPRTLLPANVEQLGVEVFQNCREGLRDADVVIMLRLQKERMQGGFIPSEHEYFQLYGLTPERLAIANPNAIVMHPGPINRGVEISSEVADGPQSVILQQVEYGIAVRMAILSLAMSSDDSPDTGSNN; from the coding sequence ATGCGGCATTTTTTACAAATAGACGGACTGAGCACAGAAGATCTACATCATATATTAGATACCACAGAATCGTTCACCAGTGTAGATGACCGTGCAGTAAAAAAAGTCCCGCTATTACGCGGCAAAACCATTGTTAATCTTTTCTTTGAGCCCAGCACACGTACACGAACTACATTTGAATTAGCCGCTAAGCGACTTTCAGCTGATGTGTTGAATATTAATATTGCTACTTCTGCGACCACCAAAGGCGAAAGCCTACTCGATACATTATTTAATTTACAAGCTATGAATACGGATATGTTTGTTGTCCGTCACCCCGAAAGCGGTGCTGCAGAATTCATAAGTAAATATGTAGATTCACATGTCAGCGTTATTAATGCAGGCGATGGAAGGCATGCTCATCCCACTCAAGCCATGCTAGATATGTTTACCATTCGCAAACATTTCAAAGATTTTTCTAAACTAAGTGTTGCGATTATTGGAGATATTTTACATTCACGCGTGGCACGTTCACAAATTGAAGCGCTAAATTTGTTAGGTGCCAAAGAAATACGTGTAATCGCACCAAGAACCTTGCTGCCAGCAAACGTAGAACAACTTGGTGTCGAAGTTTTTCAAAATTGCAGAGAAGGCTTACGCGATGCAGATGTAGTCATCATGCTTAGATTACAAAAAGAGCGTATGCAAGGTGGCTTTATCCCAAGTGAACATGAATATTTCCAACTTTACGGGTTAACACCCGAACGTTTAGCTATCGCCAACCCTAATGCAATTGTAATGCATCCCGGCCCGATCAATCGCGGTGTCGAAATAAGTTCTGAAGTTGCCGATGGACCACAATCAGTAATTTTACAACAAGTGGAATACGGAATTGCAGTACGTATGGCCATTTTGTCTCTTGCCATGAGTTCAGATGACTCCCCTGATACAGGGAGCAACAACTGA
- a CDS encoding dihydroorotase: MKLEIINGHLVDPKNEIDQQANVYIADSKVIAVGKQPADWQADQSIDAKSKLVLPGLVELSASLREPGHEHKATVRSETKAAAAAGITSLACLPTTDPVVDTPAQVELIEQLSQSSGQCNVYVIGALTTNLNGENLSEMAALKAAGCVGVSNVFHPMKSSLVLRRAMEYASSQDLTVFSYPLVHALANNGCVHEGIASSRLGLPGIPAAAETAAVAFQIALIEELNVRTHFCRISTGRSVNMIARARFDKLPLTADTSILHLYLTDQEIQGFDGLCHNQPPFRTYDDREDLRKGLQDGSLSAICADHQPHEIEAKLAPFQSTEPGSSTLETLLPLTLELVKEDALTLSDAVNLVTQQPADILGIPAGNLCVGANADACIVDLKHSWILNSENMFSRGKNTPLLGDQLNGRVTHTILNGKLIYENSLEN, encoded by the coding sequence ATGAAACTTGAAATTATAAATGGCCATCTTGTTGATCCAAAGAATGAAATTGATCAACAAGCTAATGTATATATTGCCGATAGCAAAGTAATCGCGGTTGGCAAACAACCTGCAGATTGGCAAGCCGACCAGAGTATTGATGCAAAAAGTAAACTAGTACTACCCGGCTTAGTAGAGTTATCCGCAAGCTTGCGCGAACCTGGACATGAGCATAAAGCCACCGTGCGATCTGAGACCAAAGCAGCTGCCGCTGCAGGCATTACGAGCCTTGCTTGTTTGCCTACAACCGATCCCGTTGTCGACACTCCTGCTCAGGTAGAATTAATCGAACAGCTTTCGCAAAGTAGTGGGCAATGCAATGTTTATGTCATCGGCGCGTTAACCACCAATCTCAACGGCGAAAACTTAAGTGAAATGGCGGCATTAAAAGCTGCAGGTTGTGTGGGCGTTAGTAATGTATTTCATCCGATGAAAAGTTCATTGGTATTACGTCGCGCAATGGAGTACGCCAGCAGTCAAGACTTAACCGTATTCTCTTACCCACTCGTGCATGCGCTCGCTAACAATGGCTGTGTACATGAAGGCATTGCATCATCACGTCTAGGTTTGCCAGGTATCCCAGCTGCTGCAGAAACGGCTGCGGTTGCCTTTCAGATAGCGTTGATCGAAGAGCTTAATGTACGCACACATTTTTGTCGCATCTCTACCGGTCGGTCAGTAAATATGATTGCACGCGCACGTTTTGACAAATTGCCACTTACGGCAGATACCAGCATATTGCACTTGTATTTAACTGATCAAGAAATTCAGGGTTTTGATGGTTTGTGCCACAATCAACCTCCATTTAGAACATACGATGACCGCGAAGATTTACGCAAAGGCCTTCAGGATGGATCACTCTCGGCAATTTGCGCAGACCATCAACCACATGAAATTGAAGCTAAGTTGGCTCCGTTTCAATCTACAGAGCCTGGAAGCTCCACATTAGAAACCCTACTGCCTTTAACTTTAGAATTAGTTAAAGAAGATGCATTAACTTTAAGTGATGCTGTAAATTTAGTCACCCAACAACCTGCAGACATTTTAGGTATTCCAGCTGGCAATCTTTGTGTAGGGGCGAATGCTGATGCCTGCATAGTGGACTTAAAACATAGTTGGATTCTTAATAGTGAGAACATGTTCAGTAGAGGTAAAAATACTCCATTGTTAGGCGACCAACTAAATGGTCGCGTCACACACACCATTCTTAATGGCAAATTAATTTACGAAAATTCATTAGAAAACTAA
- a CDS encoding dihydroorotate dehydrogenase electron transfer subunit yields MKSNRNPIFEETANVINQEALAAGQHFLTLHAPNCAQRARAGNFVHIQCDQQLVMRRPYSIMRANKQTGHIDILYKVVGQGSSLLSTRKAGDTIQCLGPIGNEFTVNESTTHPLLLGGGVGIPPMVFLADELRKDKALTPFVIMGSEVPFPFTAKPSKILMPGIPNDVIAAMPLLDDWGIASRLTSQQDYQGCYQGYVHELAEKWVESLDDTSGVEVFSCGPTPMLQAVTAFAKLHNLPCQLSLEEHMACAVGGCAGCVVPFKENDMVVAMKRVCVDGPIFNSENIY; encoded by the coding sequence CTGAAATCTAACCGCAATCCCATCTTTGAAGAAACTGCAAACGTCATTAATCAAGAAGCCCTCGCCGCAGGGCAACACTTTCTCACTTTACATGCACCAAATTGCGCACAACGTGCACGTGCAGGTAATTTTGTGCATATACAATGTGATCAACAATTAGTCATGCGCCGCCCCTATTCCATTATGCGTGCGAACAAACAAACTGGTCACATCGATATTCTTTACAAAGTAGTTGGTCAAGGCAGTTCGCTTTTATCCACTCGCAAAGCCGGCGATACTATTCAATGCTTAGGTCCAATTGGAAATGAATTCACAGTTAACGAATCCACCACACATCCTTTGTTACTAGGTGGTGGCGTCGGCATTCCACCGATGGTATTTCTAGCAGATGAACTTAGAAAAGACAAAGCACTAACACCTTTCGTAATCATGGGTTCGGAAGTTCCTTTTCCGTTTACCGCTAAACCCTCAAAAATATTAATGCCCGGCATTCCAAACGATGTCATCGCCGCTATGCCGCTACTCGATGACTGGGGAATAGCCTCACGCCTCACCAGCCAACAAGATTATCAAGGCTGTTATCAAGGCTACGTACACGAGCTCGCTGAAAAATGGGTAGAGAGTTTAGATGACACCAGCGGAGTAGAAGTATTCTCCTGCGGCCCAACCCCCATGCTACAAGCCGTTACAGCTTTCGCTAAACTGCACAACCTACCCTGTCAACTTTCCCTAGAAGAACACATGGCCTGCGCCGTAGGCGGCTGTGCAGGATGCGTTGTGCCGTTTAAAGAAAATGATATGGTTGTAGCCATGAAACGCGTCTGTGTAGATGGTCCAATATTCAATTCTGAGAATATTTATTAA
- a CDS encoding PilT/PilU family type 4a pilus ATPase has protein sequence MNIDPYLKLMVEQNASDLFFTTGAPVCTKVEGVTRRVSRNVLEPGVVKKIAYSIMDDQQIREFEMTKEMNLGISIAGAGRFRVNAYYQRGEISMVIRYIKGDIPEMAELGLPPILKKLVMQKNGLVLLVGSTGSGKSTSLASMIEHRNKAQTGHILTIEDPIEYAFSHKKSIIGQREVGLDTLSYENALREAMREAPDLIMIGEVRDKQTMEAAITYADTGHLCLTTLHAVNANQALDRIVNFFPPEGKSQILMDLSLNLRGIVAQRLIPDVEGGRVPAVEVLINTPYVSELIKRGSVGEIKPIMEKGAAAGMQTFDQSLYDLYKGERISLDDALGNADSRGNLEWQINFGGGVKSVSETSDQLVFPTEEPASKKTTNGKKKPPVLSTPASDEEALDSHVGFDDQEFLDEMSTEEIASVEAGESSILDNEDGEGKDSGYFDRLKSVFGDQ, from the coding sequence ATGAATATAGATCCTTATTTAAAACTAATGGTGGAGCAAAATGCTTCCGACCTGTTTTTTACAACAGGTGCTCCTGTATGCACTAAAGTTGAGGGTGTTACTCGGCGTGTAAGTAGAAATGTTCTAGAGCCAGGCGTGGTGAAGAAAATTGCTTACAGCATCATGGATGATCAACAGATCAGAGAGTTTGAAATGACTAAGGAAATGAACCTTGGTATTTCAATAGCCGGTGCAGGACGTTTTCGTGTAAATGCGTATTATCAGCGCGGCGAAATTTCCATGGTAATTCGTTATATTAAAGGCGATATTCCTGAAATGGCGGAGCTAGGCTTGCCGCCTATTCTTAAAAAGTTGGTGATGCAAAAAAACGGTTTAGTTTTGCTGGTAGGCTCTACAGGTTCAGGTAAATCAACATCACTCGCTTCGATGATCGAGCATCGAAATAAAGCACAAACCGGACACATTCTTACTATTGAAGATCCAATTGAATATGCCTTCAGTCATAAAAAATCTATTATTGGCCAACGTGAAGTTGGTTTAGATACACTTTCTTATGAAAATGCTTTGCGAGAAGCGATGCGTGAAGCTCCTGATCTGATCATGATTGGTGAGGTGCGCGATAAGCAAACCATGGAAGCTGCCATTACCTATGCGGATACTGGTCATTTATGTTTAACCACATTACACGCGGTAAACGCGAACCAAGCATTGGATCGCATCGTTAACTTTTTTCCACCAGAAGGGAAATCTCAAATATTGATGGATTTGTCCTTGAACTTGCGTGGAATTGTAGCGCAACGATTGATTCCAGATGTAGAAGGTGGTCGAGTACCTGCGGTAGAAGTATTAATTAATACACCATATGTTTCTGAGCTTATCAAGCGCGGTAGTGTGGGTGAAATTAAGCCGATTATGGAAAAAGGGGCTGCTGCAGGTATGCAAACCTTTGACCAATCACTTTACGATTTATATAAAGGCGAAAGAATTTCACTTGATGATGCACTTGGTAATGCCGATTCTCGTGGCAATCTCGAATGGCAAATTAACTTTGGTGGTGGTGTTAAGAGCGTAAGTGAAACTAGCGACCAACTTGTTTTTCCAACGGAAGAACCTGCTAGTAAAAAAACAACAAATGGCAAAAAGAAGCCACCCGTTTTATCTACTCCCGCTAGCGATGAAGAAGCATTGGATAGTCATGTAGGGTTTGATGACCAAGAGTTTTTGGATGAGATGTCTACAGAAGAAATTGCATCTGTCGAAGCAGGTGAATCTTCTATTCTTGATAATGAAGATGGGGAAGGTAAGGACTCGGGGTATTTTGATCGATTGAAGTCGGTGTTTGGGGATCAATAA